AGCGTGCCCAGCGTTCTGGTTACACGAGCAATAATCCCCAGATGCAAAATCTTCCCGATCAACGGGATGCGCAGGGATAACCAGTCGACCACAAAGGCCCCGGTTTTGTTTTTCCTCACGATCTTGATGAACAGGATAAAGCCCAGCGGCCCGATGATCAGCATGTACCAATACTTCAGCATCCAGTCGCTGAAGCCGATCAGCATTTCCGTCATGGCTGGCAGGTCGGTGCCGAAGTCGTCGAAGATCTTTTTGAACTTCGGGATGATGAACATCATGATGAACGACACGATGCCGACCGCCACAAAGATCACCGCACACGGGTAAATCATCGCACCCGTGATCTTGCGCTTTAGCGACTGAGCTTTCTCTTTAAATTCTGCCAGTCGTTGCAGAATAACTTCCAGTGCACCACCGGCTTCACCGGCTTTCACCATGTTGCAATACAGGTTGTCAAAACACTTTGGCTGTTTGGCCATTGCTTCTGACAATGTGTTTCCGGATTCGACGTCTTCAATGACGTCCATCAGCGTATTCTTAAGCGCGCCGGGCTTGCTTTGACCTTCCAGAATACGAAGGCTTCGCAGCAGTGGCAGACCGGCGTCCTGCAGTGTTGATAGCTGGCGAGTGAACGTACACAGAATCTTGGGCTTCACACCGCCAAGTGTGAATGTCTTCTTTTTGTCGCCCTGCTTCTTGGCGGCTGCCTTCGATTTTTTCTTGCGTTCGCGTTCGCGAATCTTGGTGACGTAATAGCCCTTCTCACGAATGATCGTCTGAGCTTCACCCTCAGTAGGAGCCTCGATGGTGTCCTTCACCTCGAGACCATTACTGTCCATTGCTTCATATTGGAAGACGGGCATTGCGTCACCTCTTGCAGTTGTTTCGCCGGTTCGATTCTGAACTCAGACTGAATGTTGCAACACGCAACAAATCAGGTATCCCCGGAGAAACATGTGATGAACAAAGCGAACCATTTCGCCAACCAATGATCATCAGTGGTTCTATAGGGCAAACATCATTCCACGAAACCAAATTTAATCGTAAAGACTGTTGTTGCAGTAATTTATGTTGCGGACTGCTTAGTAGAACCATGCAGGCCGCCATGTTTGTTCGATTGTGCTACAGCGGAAAAGGGCAATGGGGAAGTACGGAATGAAGAGTTGGGGAAAGCGAATCGCCGTTGGGAGTGCCGCAGAGGCGAGCCACGATAATTCCCTCATTCCCTATGTCCCCCACTAATCGAGATCTTCCATCACGGTTTCACGCACGACTTCGTCAATTGTTGTCACGCCATCAAAGATGAGTTTCAGGCCTGATTCTCGCAGAGTTGTCATACCCTGGTTTCGAGCGACGTCGCGAATTTCGTCCGCCGATTGTTCGGCCGCTACGCAGTCGCGAATTTCGTCCGTCACAATCAGCAATTCATACAAACCGACTCGGCCCTTGTACCCGCTGTTGTTGCAGCGAGCACACCCTTTGCCAAAGTAGAACTTGTATTTTCGAGCGGTGTCCAGGGGCAGCTGTAATTCCATTAACAGCTCATCCGATGGTTCAAATTCTGTGCGGCATTCGCTGCAGATGCGACGTACCAATCGTTGAGCCAGGATGGCTTCGACGGTGGCTGTGATCAGGAACGCGGCGACTCCCATGTCGCGCAGTCGAGTGATCGCGGTGGGAGCGTCGTTGGTGTGAAGTGTGCTGAACACAAGGTGGCCCGTCAGAGCACTCTGCACGGCAATTTCACCGGTCTCGTAGTCTCGAATTTCACCGACCAGAATTTTGTCCGGATCGTGCCGCAGGATACCTCGCAGAATGTTGGCGAAGGTCACGCCGATGTCCACGTTAATTGGACACTGCATGATGCCTTCGATGTCGTATTCGATGGGGTCTTCGCTGGTGATTACCTTGGTCGAAATGTCGTTCAGTTCGTTCAGTGCCGAATACAACGTTGTCGTCTTGCCGGAACCGGTGGGACCGGTCACCAGCACGATGCCGTTCGGCAGTTCGATCATGCGGCGGAACTTTGTCAGAATCGCCGGGTCCATGCCGATCTTGTTCAGGTCCAGTGCCACCACCGTTCGGTCAAGCACTCGCATAACAACAGCTTCGCCGAACAGGACAGGCAGCACGCTGACTCGAAGGTCGACCGGGTTACCGCCGACATTCAATTCGATACGACCGTCCTGAGGCAGCCGGCGTTCGGCGATGTCCAGGTCCGCCATCACCTTGATGCGACTGACGATCGCACTGGCCAGATGCCGCGGCGGCGGAACCATTTCGTACAACACGCCGTCCGCTTTGACGCGGATTTTGAATTCGTCTTCGAACGGTTCGAAATGGATGTCGCTGGCCTGGTCACGAATGGCAAGCAGGATCACCATGTTCAGCAGTTTTTTAATCGGCGCGGCGTCTGACAATTCTTCTTCAGACGACAGGTCGTAGCCGCGAATTCGGCCTTCATCATCTTCGTCAGCCTGAAGTTCGTCGATGACGTCTTCGATGCTTTCGTCGCGGTCAGCATAGTACTTCGCGATCGCTTCTTCGACATCCGCCAGACTGGAAACAGCTCCTCGAATTTCGTTGCCCAGCAGGTTTCGCAGGTCGTCCAGAGCTCCCACGTTTTGCGGGTCTGCCATGGCCACGGTCAACACGTCGTCACGCATTGAGACCGGCATGATCTTGTAGATCTCCGCCATCTGCTGAGGCACCAGTTCCAGCACCTGCGGCGGGATATTGGTTTCGGCCAGGTTAATGACCGGCATGCCCCACTGTTCGGCCAGAGCTTCTGTGACCTGAGTTTCCGTCACCATGCCCATGCGAACGGCGACCTGCCCGATCAACCCCGCACTTTGTTTCTGTTCTTCCAGAACATCCCAAAGCTGGTCGTCTGTCAGGTAGCCGAGGTCGACCAGAATTTGTCCAAGTTTTCGCTGTGGCATAACAGGTTTCGGGGTTAGGGTTTCAGGTTGCTGCCGTTAAGCGGATTTCGGATGCCAGTCGAGCCCGAAACCCGAAACCTGAAACCCGAAACCCTTCATTCCTAGTCATCGAACTCATCGTCGTCGTCATCATCGTCGTCGTCGAACACGCCCTTCTTGGCTCGTTCAATTCGCGATCGCAATTCGCCCGGATTGTTGGACTTCATGATTACGTCCTTTTCTTCGCACAGGCCGTTCTTCCAAAGGTTGAACAGCGAATCGTCGAGCAGAATCATGCCGAACTTGCGCCCGGTCTGAATGGAAGAGTTGATACGGAAGGTTTTCCCTTCGCGGATCAGGTTGGAGATCGCACTGGTGACCACCAGCATTTCGTAAGCGGCGACAAGGCCTTTGGGCTTGCGCGGCAGCAGCGCCTGAGACAGGATGCCGATGATACCGTTGGCCAGCTGAGTTCGAATCTGTTCCTGCTGGTTGGTTGGGAATACGTCGATGACTCGGTCGACCGTACCCTGAGCACCCGTGGTATGCAGAGTTCCGAAGACCACGTGGCCGGTTTCCGCCGCTGTGATCGCCGCTTCGATGGTTTCGAGGTCTCGCATTTCCCCCACCAGAATCACGTCGGGGTCCTGCCGCAAAGCACCTCGCAACGCATCCGGGAAGGACGCACAGTCGACACCGATTTCTCGCTGATTGATCGTCGACTTGTTGTGATCGTGGTAGTACTCAATCGGGTCTTCCATCGTGATGATGTGATGATCCAGATTGTTATTCATCCAGTTGATCATAGACGCAAGACTGGTTGTCTTGCCGGAACCTGTCGGCCCCGTGACCAGAAACAAACCTCGCGGCCGCTGAATCAGTTCGCGAACCACTGGCGGCAGGCCAAGCTGTTCGAAGGTCAGGAATTCGTTCGGAATTCGCCGCAGCACCATCCCGATCATGCCGCGCTGTTTAAACACGGAGACTCGAAAACGAGCTTTGTCACCGAACGCGAAGCCGAAGTCTGTCCCGCCGCGTTCCTGAAGTTCCTGCTGGTTTCGTTCCGGCGTGATGCTCTTCATCAACGCGGACGTGTCCTCTTTGTCGAGGCTTTTGGTTTCCAACCGCACCATGTGACCACCCTGGCGTACCACTGGGGGCTGTCCCACAGTGATGTGCAGGTCGCTGATGCTTTCACGAACCACCGTTTCCAGCAGCTTGTCAATTTGAAGTTGGCGAGGTGCCATTCAGTCGTTTCTAAGAAAGGAGTTGAGAAAGGACGAGATGTCTGAAGGGCGATGGATTGTTTGGCTTGTCGCTGTCTGAGTCCAGAAAACGCCGATCAATGAGCGTGGTACGCCCAGGACTGATTTCTTTGCCACATCGGCGGCGACGCACCTCAGAAGGTCAGCTCGAGTGGCCTCCTGAAGTCTGAACTTACGGTCGTGGGCTTCGCCAGACGTTCTGCGCGTGATTTCATTCCACGAGGACTTCTGGCGAGTCCCACGACTAAGGCTGCCCAAACTCTAGGCCGCGAAAATGCTCCCTGCCCGCCCGTTGAAGATTGAAGTGTGCCAATGAGCACGGCCGGTGGCCGGTGGTCCCTTGTATTGGGAAGCAATGGCAGAGCCGGTGGCACACAAGCCGTGAAATCATGTCTGACGCACCATTAGTGCCCTCCCTTGGATAATTTGTAAACCTCCTGCAGTGACGTAAGTCCTGCCATAGCCTTGTCTTTCGCGTCGTCGACGAGGGTTCTCATGCCGAACAGCCTGGCCTGCCGGCGGATATTCTGTGTGGGTTCGCTATTGAACGCCATTTCTCGCAGCGTTGAATTCATTGTCATCAGCTCAAACACCGCTCGCCGACCTGAATACCCGGAATGCTGGCAGCTTGCGCAACCTCGCCCGCGCACCCATTCGCTTTCTTCCAGCTCTTCATCTGACAATTCAAAGTAATCAATCTCCTCAGGCGTCGGCTGATAAGGTTCGCGACACTTCGCGCAAACCACCTTCACCAGCCGCTGAGCCATCACCGCCATCAGTGACGATGCGACCAAGAATGGCTGTACACCCATATCGATCAGTCGTGTAATAGATCCGGGCGCATCGTTCGTGTGTAGTGTGCTGAATACCAAGTGTCCGGTCAAACTAGCTTGTACTGCCATCTCACCGGTCTCAGTATCCCGGATTTCACCCACCAGAATAACGTTCGGTGCCTGCCGCAGCATAGACTTAATAATCTTGGCGAAGTCGAATCCGATACTGTGCTTTACTTCTACCTGATTAATCCCCGGCAGGTAGTATTCCACCGGGTCTTCTGCCGTGATGATTTTGCGGTCTGGGCGGTTCAGTTCACCAAGAGCACTGTACAGCGTGGTGGTTTTCCCGGAACCCGTTGGGCCCGTCACCAGGAAGATGCCGTTAGGCCGGCGGATGATGTTTTGGAACGTGCGATAGTTTTCATCGCTGAAGCCCAGGTTCCGGATACCGATCTTGATGTTGTCGCGGTCCAGGATTCTCATCACGACCGCCTGGCCGTGGTTGGTTGGCAAAATGCTGACTCGCAGGTCGAATTCCTTGGCTCCCATTCGAGTCTTAATGCGGCCGTCCTGCGGGCGGCGTTTTTCGGAAATGTCCATGCTCGCCATAATTTTGATACGAGACAGGATCGCTCCCAACAGGCGTTTGGGCGGGCTGTCTCGTTCAATCAGCGAACCGTCAATTCGGTAGCGAATGCGGACGCGATCTTCGAAGGGTTCGACGTGGATGTCGCTGGCCCTCATCTGCATGGCTTCTGAAATGATCAGATTCACCAGCCGAATAATGGGGGCGCTGTCGTCTTCGTCGCCTTTTTGAGCCGCTTTGGCTTCTGTTTCGGTGAATTCGATCTCGGTTTCCGTGAATTCCGAGATCATGGTGTCGACGGATTCTGTTTCCGTTTGACCGTAGTGGCGGTTGATGGCTCCCTGAATCGATTCCATGGGGGCCATGACGACTTTGATGTCGCGATTCAGTACGAACTGCAGCTTGTCCAGCACCTCAAGGTTGTTTGGGTTGTGCATCGCGACGACGACCTTTTCGCCTTCCAGATCCGTCGCAATCACAATGTTTTCCCGGGCCATCGACTCAGTAATGAGTTCGATGATGCTGTTGGGAATCTGCATGCCTTCCAGGTCGACGAATTCGTAACCGAAGGCGGCCGCCTGAGCCTTTCCCAGATCCGCTCCGTTGATGTAGCCGAGTCGGACCAGGGCGTCTTCGACCGTGATTCCGAGGCTGGCAGCCATTGATCGCGCTTCTTCCAGCTGCGATTCGCCAATGGTGCCGTCGTCGACGAAACGTTGTAGCCAATCTTCCATAGGGAAACTCCGATGCGACCAAATCGACAAACTCAGGCGTACGCCCGGGGCCGAGAACAGGTCAGTTGCGTGAAGATGGGATGCCCGAGTCGATACTTCTGTTATCGCACGGACTTGCGTCGAATATAGAGAAACAGCGAACAGCATTCGATCAGGAAAGCTGATCTGAAGAGACAGAAAGACAGGATTGCTCCGATCAGCGATGTGGACCGGCGCGATTGTCAGAACCGATCGTGCCAAAAACAACGCCTGAACGCGTCAGCAGAACGATATGCGAGGCAGCAGGGGGACTCAAGCGACGGCGACGTTCGGGGGGGTTAGGGCAGAGGGTGACCGTAAGGCGGCGGCAGGTTCTCAGCGATTCCAGCGGGTTGGCTTCAGGAATTTGCCTTTCGAGCGGCGTTTCTTTTTCTTCTTACCCAGCAGCAGGCGAGGCGCAAAGCAGACGACGTCCCACACGGGGACGAAGACGGCCTTGAAGCCCTTCCCGATCAGTTTTTCCGTGTTTGTGACGGCGCGTCCAATGCCACGGAAGAAGCGATTGACGGGGCCGATATCGCCGTCGCGTTGAGGCAGCACGCCGCCCTGGTTTTTGGCTCGCACGAAGGTGGTGCCCTGAGCCAGGCGGCCGATTAGCGGGAGGCGGCCGATCGTCGCAAACGGTTTGTTGAAGCATTCAAAGCAGTGAGGACACTGAAACGGCCGCACGAACATCAGCGCGCGAAGGTAGTCCAGCGGAGCCATTTTTAGTGGCGTGAGTCGCTGGCGGCAGAAGCTGCAGCGGTAGGGTGTCTTGTTTTTCTTGCGTTTAGGCATGCGCTACCATCAAAGTCGTCGCCTGGCGACCGTCCGGAAGTCAGTTGAAGCAAGCCGCAAGTCGCTGGTGCTATCGTGGACCTGCGGTCAGCCTGCTGGGTGGTACCAGTGTTCACTACGGAATTGCGGACACAAGTCCCGACGCGTGTGTCGGGCCCGATTCTGCCGAAACGTACAGAACCCATCGTTCTAACTGGCAGGACGTGTCTCAAACCCGTGCATTCATCGGCTTTTGGGCGGCAGAGGGCATTGACCAGGAAACAAAACTGATTTATACTTAGAGGGTGATCGGCAGCGGAGAAAGTTCCCGCTGCGACCGCTTAATTCTGCAGACCAGCCAATTTCGTAGTCTGCAGTTTCAACTTACGAACTGCGACAGTCTCCGACGATCGTGCTTAGAAACAGCACCGTCGAACATGTCCCCAGCAGTTCGCCGACTGTGACGGTTCTGGTGTTCAACCAGCCCGGTTTTCCGCGATGCGGGCACAGATGCAAAGGCAGACGGTTCCCGAAGTGCGGGACGTCCGGTACGAGCTGCATCTGTCGAATGCCCGACCCGCAGGCAGTCGAATTCAAACACTACAGAATCGGAACTTCTCTTGCAGAACACCACGGAACTCACCTTCGAACAACTCGGTCTTCATCCTAAAACACTCAAAACGCTCGCCCAAAACGGCTACGAAACGCCCAGCCCGATTCAGGCGGAACTCATCCCACTGGCTCTGACCGGCCGCGACTGCATCGGCCAGGCTCGCACAGGCACCGGAAAAACGGCCGCCTTTATGCTTCCTACCATGGAACGCATCGACCTGGCGGAACCGGCGGTGCAGGTCTTGGCCCTGGCACCGACTCGCGAATTAAGCGAGCAGGTAATGATGGAAGCCAAGAAACTGTGTGGCGGACGCATCAAACTGGGAATCGGCGTGGGCGGACGGCCCATTCATCTGCAGATCCGCGACATCGAAAACGGAGCTCAGGGAATCATCGGAACGCCGGGCCGAATCATCGACCTGCTGCGTCGCGGAGCTCTAAACCTGGACAAGCTGAAGGTACTGATCCTGGACGAAGCCGACCGCATGCTGGACATCGGTTTCCGTCCCGACATCGAACGCATCATCAAGCAGTGCCCCAAAAAACGTCAAACGCTGCTGCTGTCGGCCACCCTGCCGCCACCCGTCGAAAAGCTGGCTCAGAAGTACATGACCGACCCGGAGATGGTCGACCTGTCTGAGGACAATGTGGTTGTTGACACGATCGAGCAATACTACGTGACCGTCGACGAGAACCGAAAACGTTCGCTGCTGCTGCGAGTCCTCGCGCAGGAAAAACCAGCTCAGGCGATTGTGTTTACGCGAACCAAGCGAGGTGCCGACAAGCTGCTTGAGGTCTTCTCACGCCGCCTGAAGTCGGACCGCATCGCCGCCATCCATGGCGACCTGCCTCAACGCAAACGAGATCGCGTGATTAAAGATTTGCGAGCTGGCAAGTTGCGTCTGCTGATTGCGACAGACGTGGTAGGCCGCGGGATCGACATCAGTGGGATCTCACACATCATCAACTATGACATTCCCGAATTCTGCGACGACTACGTTCACCGTGTCGGCCGCACGGGAAGGCTATCTTCTGCCGAAAACGGCCGCGCGATTACGTTCGTGCGACTGGATCAGGGTGGCGAGTTGACCAACATCGAAATGCGGATCAACACCGTTCTGCCGGAATACCGCGTGGATGGCTTCGAAGCCTACGCTCCCAAAGAACGCTCACAGCGCACAGTCCGCAAGTTCGGCGCTTGAGTCCGGGATTCGCTGTAGGTGTCGGCGGCCCGAGGGCACCTCGCCGCAGGCGACCTAGAAGCTTCGTGCTGTGAACGCAACGCGACGCCCAATCCACGTGGCAACTCGCTGGCTTGAACCGCCGCAGGATGCGCTGGATTCGGCGAAGCTGAAAGTTCCGTGGGGGCGCCGGAACCTACGACAACCGCCTGCGCTGCGGCGTGATCGGCGTTCGCACGGCGAATTTTGCTGCTATTCCTTCGTAAGATAGGCAGAACTTGACGATTGCTCTGCTGGACTTGAAACCGAACGTTCGATACTATCCCGCAGCTCTACAATCCGAAATATGCTGTTTTTTGCGGGCTATGTGTCCTGCAGGCGATCGGATGTTCACCCTTTTTACGTGTTGTGCTCCCGACGTTCGGGAGCTGGCAGTAGTTTCAGGCTCTTAATAATGGTAGATCGTCACCTCCTCCGCGAATTCAGTGTAGATGATGCAGAACTGGAAGCCGTCTTAGAAGGCTCGTTCGACGCACTCGATGAGGCAATTCAAAACGAAGCCCACACTTACGACATTAACGACATTTTGCAGGGCACGGTGGTCCGCGTTGATGACGAAGAAGTGGTGGTCGACATCGGCTACAAAAGCGAAGGTGTCATTCAGCGTGAGGAATGGGAAGACGGCGAAAAACTGCCTTCGGCCGGTGAGCAGATTGAAGTTCTGCTGGAAGAGTTTGAAGACTCAATTGGCCTGATCGTTCTGTCGATGCGGAAAGCTCGCCGCGTCCGGGACTGGGAAGAAATCATCAAGACGCACGCCGAAGGCGATGTTGTCAGCGGACCTGTGGTTCGCAAAATCAAAGGCGGTCTGCTGGTACTTATCGGCCGCGAAATGGATGGCGACGACGTGGTCAAAAACGGCGTCAACGTGTTCCTGCCAGCCAGCCAGGTCGACGTGCGTCGTCCACCGGATATCGCCGACTACATCGGCCAGGACATCGAATGCATGATCCTGAAGATCGACGAAGCTCGCAAGAACATCGTCGTGTCTCGTCGCCGCCTGATCGAAGAAGAACGCGAACGCGAAAAGCAGGAACTGCTGAAGGTGCTGGAAGTGGGCACCATTCGCAAAGGTACAGTCAAGAACATCGCGGACTTCGGTGCGTTTGTGGACCTTGGCGGTATCGACGGCCTGCTGCATATCACGGATATGAGCTGGGGACGAATCAATCATCCGACGGAAGTTGTCAAGATCGACGACGACATCGAAGTGATGGTTCTGAACATCGATTACGAAAAGGAAAAGATCGCTCTTGGCCTGAAGCAGAAGTCTGCCAGCCCATGGGAAAACATTTCCGAAAAGTACCCGGTCGGTTCGCGCATTACGGGCGAAGTGGTCAACGTGCTGTCGTACGGTGCCTTTGTGAAGCTGGAAGACGGCATCGAAGGTCTGGTCCACATCAGCGAAATGTCGTGGACTCGCCGCATCAATCATCCTTCAGAACTGGTTGCGATTGGCGACGAAGTTGAAGTGATGGTGCTGGGCATCAACGAAGACAAGCAGGAAATTTCGCTCGGCATGAAGCAGACTCAGGAAAATCCCTGGGACAACGTGGCCGACAAATATCCATTGGGTAGCAAGGTCAAAGGAACCGTTCGAAACCTCACCAACTACGGTGCGTTTATCGAGCTGGAAGAAGGCGTCGACGGCCTGTTGCACATCAGCGACATGTCCTGGACTCGCAAGATCTCTCACTCCAACGAAATGCTCAAGAAGGGCGAACCGCTGGAATGCGAAATCCTGTCGGTTGATCAGGAACGTCGCCGCATCGCACTGGGCCTGAAGCAACTGGACGACGACCCATGGGAAACGACGATTCCAGAAAAGTACAGCCCCGGCCGTTCGGTCACGGGCAAGGTCACCAAGATCACCAACTTCGGCGTATTTGTCGAACTGGAAGACGAACTGGAAGGCCTGCTTCACGTTTCGGAATTGTCTGAAGACAAGATCGAACATCCGGAAACGATGGTGAAGGTTGGCGATGAACTGGAAGTCCGCATCCTTCGCGTCGACACAGCAGATCGCAAGATCGGTTTGAGCTGTCGTTCGGATGAAGAGATTCGCGAAGCGGCTGCCGCAGAAGCTGCTCAAGGTGGCGGCGGCGATGGTGGTGGTTCAGCTCCAGCTCGCAAGGTCGAAGACCTCAAGGGTGGAACCGGCGACAGCAGCAAGCCGCTGTTCAGCCTCGGTGGTTCTGCGGACGACTCGTCTGATGCAGACGACGGCGATGCAAAAGCTGAAGACGCCACAGAAGAAGAAAACTCGGACGAAGAAAAACCTTCTGAAGAGGGCTAATTCTTCCTGCCGTGAGCGGCGTCCGTCGCCACGACAATAGAGTGAACGCAACAAGAGGGCGAGCCGTTAAGGTTCGCCCTCTTTGCGTTGACATTGCCCGGGCAGGCCCCGAAATTTCGCACGCAGGGCTGAACAAAAACTGGACGCAGCACGCGATTGGTGTGGCTTGCTGTTACTGTGTATTTCACTTGCTTTTATGGCCGAGGTGCATCGTCAGCACAACAGCGGGCGCAAAGACGGCAACAGGTCGCGGCCGACCAGCGGCTACACCATTCTGTTGATGTCAGTGGCCAATCGCTGCATGCCCTCTTCCATCGATACAATCGGCGTATAGCCGAAGTCGCGTTTGGCTGCTTCGATGCTGTAGCTGTGCGAACTGGCCAGTTGTAAAGCCATAAAGCGTGTCATCGGTGGTTCACCGGGCAATGGCAGCCATGTCCATAACTTCTCCAGTCCTCGACCCACGCGATGGGCGGTCGCCAGCGAGATCGATTTCTTTACGGGCGGCAGTTTCGCCAGTTCCAGAATCTGATCAATCCAGGACCATAGGTTCACAGCTTCCGGCTCGTTAACAAAATACGCATTGCCGGCGGCGGAGACTGTTTCACGTAGCGATGCTTCTGCCTGCAGGTGAGCGGCCGCTGCGTTTTCGACGTTCGCGACAGACACAACGTTGGTACCGTCGCCGACGCGCCGCAGTCGTCCGGATTTTGCCTTCTGCAGCAGGCGAGGGATCAGGTGATTATCGCGAGCCCCCCAAATCAGATGCGGCCGCAGTGATACCGTTCGAAAACTATCATCGTCGTTGGCAGCCAGCACGGACTGTTCAGCCAGAGCTTTGGAATGAGGATAGTGGCACAGCCATTCGCTGGGATAAGCCAGCGATTCATCGGCATCGATGTGCTCTTCGCCGTCAAACACAACGCTCGGCGAACTGGTATATATTAACCTCTGAACACCCGCCTGCCGAGCCGCCTCGATGACGTTGGTCGTTCCAATCGTGTTGGGGCCGTGATAATGCTGCCACGTTCCCCAGACACCGGGAACGGCCGCGACGTGGAACACGCAGTCCATACCTTCGCACGCTGTTGCGACAGCCTGGCGGTCCTGCAGGTCACCGTTAACGACGTGGACATTCAGGCGGTCCAGAGTCGCGTATTTGCCCCGGCAGAAAACGCGTACCTCATGGCCAGCGTCCAGCAACTGTTCGACGATGTATAGGCCGAGGAACCCGCCTCCGCCGGTAACGAGTGCTTTCATGGTGGCAGCTTAGCGGTTGCACGGCACCAATCAATCGTCGAAATCCAACTCAAATTCAGCTCGGTC
This DNA window, taken from Fuerstiella marisgermanici, encodes the following:
- a CDS encoding NAD-dependent epimerase/dehydratase family protein; translated protein: MKALVTGGGGFLGLYIVEQLLDAGHEVRVFCRGKYATLDRLNVHVVNGDLQDRQAVATACEGMDCVFHVAAVPGVWGTWQHYHGPNTIGTTNVIEAARQAGVQRLIYTSSPSVVFDGEEHIDADESLAYPSEWLCHYPHSKALAEQSVLAANDDDSFRTVSLRPHLIWGARDNHLIPRLLQKAKSGRLRRVGDGTNVVSVANVENAAAAHLQAEASLRETVSAAGNAYFVNEPEAVNLWSWIDQILELAKLPPVKKSISLATAHRVGRGLEKLWTWLPLPGEPPMTRFMALQLASSHSYSIEAAKRDFGYTPIVSMEEGMQRLATDINRMV